In Podospora pseudopauciseta strain CBS 411.78 chromosome 3, whole genome shotgun sequence, one genomic interval encodes:
- a CDS encoding hypothetical protein (BUSCO:EOG092659DX; EggNog:ENOG503P5Z6; COG:P) — protein sequence MVRSGLAKLARVVASRGIQTTRASRATLPSLSAASTFVPALPRASALSARFISKSSATHHQGITPDNQDVTPKEETPKPIRTPAEITDSEYHVLADEYMDRLLHHLEDLAERRSEMDVEYSAGVMTVDFGQDTGTYVINKQPPNKQIWLSSPMSGPKRYDYVVLGEGQHEKQDTAAGDWVYLRDGTTLSELFKKEIGVDISMSIGQYGEQPH from the exons ATGGTTCGCTCAGGTCTCGCCAAGCTTGCCCGTGTGGTGGCCAGCCGTGGCATCCAGACGACTCGTGCCTCGCGCGCCACTCTTCCCAGCCTTTCAGCAGCTTCCACTTTCGTCCCAGCATTGCCACGGGCCTCTGCCCTCTCCGCCCGCTTCATTTCCAAGAGCTCggccacccaccaccagggCATCACCCCGGACAATCAGGATGTCACTCCAAAGGAGGAGACCCCGAAGCCCATCCGGACCCCAGCTGAAATCACAGACTCAGAGTACCATGTCCTGGCCGATGAGTATATGGACAGGCTCTTGCATCACCTCGAGGACCTAGCCGAGAGGAGAAGTGAGATGGATGTTGAGTACTCT GCTGGTGTCATGACCGTAGACTTTGGCCAAGACACCGGCACCTATGTGATCAACAAGCAGCCCCCCAACAAGCAAATCTGGCTCTCGTCTCCCATGTCGGGCCCCAAGCGTTACGATTACGTCGTCCTTGGTGAAGGTCAACATGAGAAACAGGACACCGCGGCCGGAGACTGGGTGTACCTGAGGGACGGCACCACCTTGTCCGAGCTTTTCAAAAAGGAGATCGGTGTCGATATTAGTATGTCGATCGGTCAATATGGCGAACAGCCCCATTAG